One window of the Acetonema longum DSM 6540 genome contains the following:
- a CDS encoding mannose-1-phosphate guanylyltransferase/mannose-6-phosphate isomerase gives MKIIILAGGGGTRLFPLSRASFPKQFLKIDGKESLLAQTVRRFLPVVAPADILIVTNKDYRHHVQTELAAAGADAAHILLEPVAKNTAPAIALAARYCIDKLGAQGDEVIFVSPSDHVIQPADAFVSAVRQAAAAAGQDRIVTFGIKPTAAETGYGYIQTGQPFAGGGLVAESFREKPNQATAEKYVAAGNYYWNSGMFAFTVNRFFQELESFQPDIHDLASLPYDAALERFDEMPSISIDYAVAEKSGRVVTIPLSLYWNDIGSWDAIYDVLPKDSSGNAIRGDCLPLECRNTLMLGQSRLIAGIGLEDLLVVETDDVIVVAHKGESQKVKDLVTILKAAGRREADEHTTIYRPWGSYTVLNEGSGYKMKKIVVNPGAQLSLQLHYHRSEHWIVTGGSARVTIGDTIQMVHENESVFVPQSTKHRMENPGKIPLEIIEVQNGKYLGEDDIVRFEDIYGRV, from the coding sequence ATGAAAATCATCATTCTGGCAGGCGGCGGCGGTACCCGTCTGTTTCCTCTGTCCCGGGCGTCATTTCCCAAGCAATTTTTAAAAATAGACGGTAAGGAATCTCTATTAGCCCAGACGGTGCGACGGTTTTTACCGGTAGTCGCGCCAGCGGACATCCTGATCGTCACTAATAAAGACTACCGCCATCATGTCCAAACCGAACTGGCGGCGGCTGGAGCCGATGCCGCCCACATCCTGCTGGAGCCGGTAGCTAAGAATACCGCCCCGGCTATTGCCCTGGCCGCCCGTTATTGCATCGACAAACTGGGGGCTCAGGGCGACGAGGTGATCTTTGTATCTCCGTCTGACCATGTGATTCAGCCAGCCGATGCCTTTGTCTCGGCTGTGCGTCAAGCTGCGGCTGCCGCAGGCCAGGATCGGATTGTGACCTTTGGCATTAAGCCGACCGCAGCGGAAACCGGCTATGGTTATATCCAGACCGGTCAGCCGTTTGCCGGCGGCGGCCTGGTTGCCGAGTCTTTCCGGGAAAAGCCTAACCAGGCCACAGCGGAGAAATATGTGGCTGCCGGCAACTATTATTGGAATTCCGGCATGTTTGCTTTTACGGTAAACCGTTTCTTTCAGGAATTGGAATCCTTTCAGCCTGATATTCATGACTTGGCCTCCCTGCCCTATGATGCGGCCCTGGAACGGTTCGATGAAATGCCCAGCATCTCCATTGACTATGCAGTGGCGGAAAAATCCGGCAGGGTGGTAACCATCCCGTTGTCGCTGTATTGGAACGATATCGGCTCCTGGGATGCCATTTATGATGTCCTGCCCAAAGATTCTTCCGGCAATGCCATCAGGGGAGACTGCCTGCCTTTGGAATGCCGGAATACTCTGATGCTGGGACAGAGCCGCCTTATCGCCGGTATCGGTCTGGAAGACCTTTTGGTGGTAGAAACCGACGACGTGATTGTAGTGGCGCATAAAGGTGAGTCCCAGAAAGTCAAGGACTTGGTGACCATCCTCAAAGCCGCCGGTCGCCGGGAAGCGGACGAACATACCACGATTTACCGTCCTTGGGGCAGTTATACAGTATTAAATGAAGGGTCAGGGTACAAAATGAAAAAGATAGTGGTCAATCCTGGCGCCCAACTCAGCCTGCAACTGCACTATCACCGCAGCGAGCACTGGATTGTCACCGGCGGTTCAGCCAGAGTAACGATTGGCGACACGATTCAGATGGTCCATGAGAACGAAAGCGTCTTTGTGCCTCAATCCACTAAACACCGGATGGAGAATCCCGGCAAGATTCCCTTGGAGATTATCGAAGTGCAAAACGGTAAATATCTGGGCGAAGACGACATAGTACGGTTTGAGGATATCTATGGCCGGGTCTAG
- the galU gene encoding UTP--glucose-1-phosphate uridylyltransferase GalU, which produces MQKSMSKIRKAVIPAAGLGTRFLPATKAQPKEMLPIVDKPAIQYIIEEAIQSGIEEILIITGRNKRAIEDHFDRNVELELTLKAQGKYDLLGLVEELSNVTIHYIRQKEAKGLGHAVLCARQFVGNEPFAVLLGDDIIDSPVPCLRQLMNVYEDCPGTVLGVQEVPQNKVSSYGVVKPEFVRPNLWKAMDLVEKPAVEDAPSRLAVLGRYIIEPEIFALLENTPPGRGGEIQLTDALRRLALEQLVYAYNFEGRRYDVGDKQGYLEATVEFALRRPDLREPFLRYLIRTIGPLLKDNEVAAAVMAGEQSEK; this is translated from the coding sequence ATGCAGAAAAGTATGAGTAAAATCAGAAAAGCCGTGATTCCGGCAGCCGGTCTGGGCACTCGTTTCCTGCCGGCCACTAAGGCTCAGCCCAAAGAAATGCTGCCTATCGTGGACAAACCGGCCATCCAGTATATCATAGAAGAGGCCATCCAATCCGGCATCGAAGAAATCCTGATCATTACCGGCCGCAACAAGCGGGCCATTGAAGACCATTTCGACCGTAACGTGGAATTGGAGCTGACCCTTAAGGCTCAGGGGAAATATGATCTGTTGGGTTTGGTGGAGGAATTATCCAACGTGACAATTCACTATATCCGGCAGAAAGAGGCTAAAGGGCTGGGGCACGCCGTGCTTTGCGCCAGGCAGTTTGTCGGCAACGAGCCTTTTGCCGTGCTGCTGGGGGATGATATCATCGATTCGCCGGTGCCTTGCCTGCGGCAGTTGATGAATGTGTATGAGGACTGCCCCGGTACTGTTCTGGGGGTTCAGGAGGTGCCTCAGAATAAGGTCTCCAGCTACGGCGTGGTGAAACCTGAGTTTGTGAGACCAAATCTTTGGAAAGCAATGGATCTCGTGGAAAAACCGGCCGTGGAAGATGCTCCGTCCCGTTTGGCGGTGCTGGGCCGTTACATCATCGAGCCTGAGATTTTTGCCCTGCTGGAAAACACGCCTCCCGGACGGGGCGGCGAGATCCAGCTGACGGATGCTTTGCGTCGGCTGGCATTAGAACAGCTGGTATATGCATATAATTTTGAAGGACGCCGTTATGACGTGGGCGACAAGCAAGGGTATCTGGAAGCCACTGTTGAATTTGCCTTGCGCCGGCCGGACCTGCGTGAGCCCTTCTTACGCTACCTGATTAGAACTATCGGTCCGCTGCTGAAAGACAATGAAGTGGCTGCTGCTGTTATGGCCGGAGAACAGTCGGAAAAGTAG
- a CDS encoding helix-turn-helix domain-containing protein encodes MSSYFAVRLKTLRQRKNLTQKQMAQLFKLTERGYQNYEIGKSTPNVSLLTALADYFDVSIDYLLGRTDDSKLH; translated from the coding sequence ATGTCTTCATATTTTGCGGTTAGGTTAAAAACCTTACGGCAAAGAAAGAATCTAACGCAAAAACAGATGGCTCAACTATTTAAATTAACTGAGCGCGGTTATCAAAACTACGAAATAGGAAAATCTACACCAAATGTTTCACTTCTTACTGCACTCGCAGACTATTTCGATGTATCTATTGACTATTTATTAGGCCGGACTGACGATTCTAAATTACATTGA
- a CDS encoding amino acid permease has protein sequence MGVSSQAEIVSPSFVPKKKSAAERAGMTKEEWRNAIRFDGMDWGWIIMSIGMAIGAGIVLLPVQVGLVGIWVFVVSAVIGYPVMYMFQRLFINTLAASPRCEDYPSTISGYLGKNWGFFLGILYFLMLIAAVFVYSTAITNDSASYLHSFGLTEKVWSQNPFYGLAVVCLLVAIASRGEKLLFKISTGMVLTKLIIVACLGLVMVQHWNIANIGAFPSFGYLIKEAIVMLPFTIYSILFVQSLSPMVISYRAHNKSIEVARFKAMRAMNIAFGVLFVTVFFYAMSFNLAMGHDQAVSAYQQNISALTIAAQGMSGNAVKLFSLILNIFAVMTAFFGVFLGFREACQGIAMNILHRIMPDEKINKSFVEYGILIFTVLMAWGAILLNFPLLKISLASASLIGFIGCLIPAYLVYKVPFLAQYRSINALLIVLAGVLLIVAPFVSML, from the coding sequence ATGGGTGTATCAAGTCAGGCAGAAATAGTTTCTCCGTCGTTCGTTCCTAAGAAGAAAAGCGCAGCGGAACGGGCGGGTATGACGAAAGAAGAATGGCGCAATGCGATCCGTTTTGATGGAATGGATTGGGGCTGGATTATCATGAGTATCGGCATGGCTATTGGGGCCGGCATCGTGCTATTGCCGGTGCAGGTAGGCTTGGTCGGAATATGGGTGTTTGTGGTATCAGCAGTTATCGGCTATCCTGTAATGTATATGTTTCAACGATTATTTATTAATACACTGGCCGCATCGCCAAGATGTGAAGACTATCCCAGTACTATCAGCGGGTACTTGGGCAAGAACTGGGGATTTTTCTTAGGGATACTGTATTTTTTGATGTTAATTGCAGCAGTATTCGTATACTCAACGGCAATTACGAATGACAGTGCATCGTATCTACATTCTTTTGGTTTAACGGAAAAAGTCTGGTCGCAAAATCCGTTTTATGGGTTAGCCGTTGTATGCCTTTTGGTTGCGATAGCGTCCCGGGGAGAAAAATTGCTTTTTAAGATTTCTACCGGCATGGTTTTAACCAAACTTATTATCGTCGCCTGCCTGGGCTTAGTGATGGTGCAACACTGGAATATAGCGAATATCGGAGCTTTTCCGAGTTTCGGGTATCTAATTAAAGAAGCAATTGTAATGCTGCCGTTCACCATATACTCCATATTATTTGTACAAAGTTTAAGTCCTATGGTCATATCGTACCGGGCTCATAACAAGTCCATTGAAGTGGCGAGATTTAAGGCAATGCGCGCTATGAATATTGCATTTGGCGTTCTTTTTGTCACCGTATTCTTTTATGCGATGTCGTTCAATTTAGCCATGGGGCATGACCAGGCCGTATCCGCCTATCAACAAAATATTTCCGCATTAACAATTGCGGCGCAGGGCATGTCCGGGAATGCCGTAAAACTATTCAGCCTTATCCTGAACATCTTTGCCGTTATGACTGCCTTCTTCGGCGTTTTTCTCGGCTTTCGCGAAGCTTGTCAGGGTATAGCGATGAATATTCTCCATCGCATTATGCCGGATGAAAAGATCAACAAAAGTTTTGTAGAATACGGGATTTTAATATTTACCGTTTTAATGGCCTGGGGAGCAATCTTGTTAAACTTCCCATTACTCAAGATTAGCTTGGCGAGCGCTTCCTTGATCGGCTTTATCGGGTGTCTCATACCTGCTTATTTGGTTTATAAAGTGCCGTTCTTAGCGCAATACCGAAGTATCAATGCACTATTGATTGTACTCGCCGGTGTTTTATTGATTGTTGCACCTTTTGTGTCCATGTTATAA
- a CDS encoding MalY/PatB family protein, with protein MKYNFDEIIDRKNTNCMSTDGFRSYIFHDEEGTMKFPYRDDEFIRMWIADMEFATPPFILDAMKSRLDRRILGYTKIFDPGYYQAFKKWTEEHYGWACQKEHIVTSAGIVPALYVLVYFITKPDEKVLILTPSYAYFKHAADYNKRELVCSDLMNDNGYYTINFEDFAQKAADAKTTLCIFCNPHNPTGRVWSEEELKKISEICRKNNIWLISDEIHCDLIRKNLRHIPVAKIMTDYDKLVTCMAPSKTFNMAGTALSNIIIRNDKLRACWKERYYLTENPLSIAGVQAAYAKGSEWLEELKDYLDSNFACIRDFLAEHLPKATFRIPEATYLGWMDVGAYLPDEDKLPKFFADKAGVLLEGGNMFVQNSDGYIRLNVACPRSILQDGLNRIKEALLKYEK; from the coding sequence GTGAAGTATAACTTTGACGAAATTATCGACAGAAAAAACACGAACTGCATGAGCACAGACGGATTTCGTTCCTATATCTTCCATGACGAAGAGGGGACAATGAAATTTCCATACCGGGACGACGAATTTATCCGCATGTGGATCGCCGATATGGAATTTGCCACCCCGCCATTTATTTTAGATGCCATGAAATCCAGATTGGACAGAAGGATTTTAGGGTACACGAAGATCTTTGATCCGGGATATTATCAGGCCTTTAAAAAATGGACGGAAGAACACTACGGCTGGGCGTGCCAAAAGGAACATATCGTTACATCAGCGGGGATTGTTCCTGCATTATACGTGCTCGTCTATTTTATTACCAAGCCTGATGAGAAAGTGTTGATTCTTACACCGTCATACGCGTATTTCAAACATGCTGCCGATTATAATAAACGTGAATTGGTTTGCTCTGATTTAATGAACGATAATGGTTATTATACCATTAATTTTGAGGATTTTGCGCAAAAGGCGGCCGATGCCAAAACGACATTGTGTATTTTTTGTAATCCTCATAATCCGACAGGTAGGGTTTGGTCGGAAGAAGAACTGAAAAAGATAAGTGAAATTTGCCGGAAAAATAATATATGGCTCATTTCTGATGAAATTCATTGCGATCTCATCCGTAAAAATTTGAGGCATATTCCTGTAGCTAAAATCATGACAGATTATGATAAATTAGTTACTTGCATGGCGCCAAGCAAAACCTTTAATATGGCCGGCACCGCTTTATCTAATATCATTATTCGCAATGACAAGCTGCGCGCCTGCTGGAAAGAAAGATACTATCTTACGGAAAATCCGCTAAGCATTGCCGGTGTCCAGGCGGCCTACGCCAAAGGCTCGGAATGGCTGGAGGAATTAAAGGACTATTTAGACAGCAATTTCGCCTGTATTCGTGATTTCTTGGCGGAACATCTGCCAAAGGCAACATTCCGTATTCCGGAAGCCACCTATTTGGGCTGGATGGATGTTGGCGCCTATTTGCCTGATGAAGACAAATTGCCGAAATTTTTTGCGGATAAAGCCGGTGTATTGCTTGAGGGCGGTAATATGTTCGTACAGAATTCCGACGGTTACATCCGCCTGAACGTAGCCTGCCCGCGGTCGATACTTCAAGACGGCCTGAACCGTATTAAAGAAGCGTTGTTGAAGTACGAAAAATAA
- a CDS encoding response regulator — protein MPIRIMIADDHALLRQGIKKVLELEDDLTVIAEASDGEEAIKKVEEFEPDILLLDINMPKLNGLGVAKALKAADNKTNIIILSIHDDEHYVLEVIKSGAAGYLLKDIEPGMLVNAIRTVFGGEPFIYPTLAKRLFSELNRLDKSKRYEMARNARGSAERLTAREIEVLQLIGQGLSNHDMAQRLYLSEKTVKNHLTNIFRKINVADRTQAVLYAIRHKIVHLE, from the coding sequence TTGCCAATACGAATCATGATAGCTGACGATCATGCCCTATTGCGGCAAGGGATCAAAAAAGTGCTGGAACTCGAGGATGATCTGACGGTCATTGCTGAAGCATCTGACGGTGAGGAAGCCATAAAGAAAGTGGAGGAATTTGAGCCGGATATCCTTTTGCTTGACATTAACATGCCCAAGCTCAACGGGCTGGGCGTGGCAAAAGCCCTGAAGGCTGCGGACAATAAAACAAACATTATCATCCTCAGCATCCATGATGATGAGCACTATGTTCTGGAAGTGATTAAATCCGGTGCAGCCGGTTATCTCTTGAAAGATATTGAACCCGGCATGCTGGTAAACGCCATCCGGACAGTTTTTGGCGGCGAGCCTTTTATCTATCCCACCCTGGCCAAGCGTCTGTTCAGCGAACTCAATCGCCTGGATAAAAGCAAGCGCTATGAAATGGCCCGCAATGCCCGCGGCAGTGCGGAACGGCTTACAGCCCGCGAAATTGAAGTGCTGCAATTGATCGGTCAGGGCCTGAGCAATCATGATATGGCACAGCGCTTATACTTAAGCGAAAAAACCGTAAAAAACCACCTAACCAACATATTCCGCAAGATCAATGTGGCTGACCGGACTCAGGCGGTACTTTACGCCATACGCCACAAAATCGTTCATTTAGAGTAG
- a CDS encoding glycosyltransferase, with amino-acid sequence MFFPYAVSVMLLSLAIYGFWHLILECWVWYIKPRMSKLPSVSLLLVVKNHEQDIEFMLRHIIRKIECCAIHPDLVVVENGSTDLTPHILGRFVGEYHALRVLYLPTEERTVAAALPLCRGGAVYVFDMVNRLTPEECLAALDDIFC; translated from the coding sequence TTGTTTTTCCCGTATGCGGTGAGTGTGATGCTCCTGTCACTGGCGATTTATGGATTTTGGCACCTAATTTTGGAGTGCTGGGTTTGGTACATAAAACCCAGGATGAGCAAATTACCCAGTGTCAGTTTATTATTGGTGGTAAAAAACCACGAACAGGATATTGAATTTATGCTGCGGCATATTATAAGAAAGATCGAATGTTGCGCTATCCATCCGGACCTGGTGGTAGTGGAAAATGGCTCTACCGACTTAACGCCGCATATTCTCGGCCGGTTTGTCGGTGAATATCACGCCTTGCGGGTGCTTTACCTGCCAACCGAAGAGCGAACGGTAGCCGCGGCTCTGCCTTTATGCCGGGGAGGAGCGGTCTACGTTTTCGACATGGTAAACCGTCTTACTCCGGAGGAGTGCCTCGCGGCGCTGGACGACATATTTTGCTAG
- a CDS encoding ABC-F family ATP-binding cassette domain-containing protein has product MSILKAENLMKAFGVDTLFHSVGFELRRGEKVGLIGANGTGKTTLMRCLLGFVKPDDGQVSLPPGEIIGYVEQAAGQGGGTLYEELRSAYQDLLLCQEKIRRLETAIANRPAGDELDRLMKEYAAAVERFEWGGGYEMENRIRRVAIGLGFTPEDMDRPTAAFSGGQKTRIALARALLRQPDYLFLDEPTNHLDIGMVEWLEAFLAEYPGGVLIISHDRYFLDRVTERTFELENGSLTVYNGGYTEYMIQKTERLAALEASFEKQQAYIAKTQAYINKYRAGIKSKQARGRQSQLDRLERIVLPETAPVLTFQFPTVGECAERVAEADTVTAGYGERIVLNGVSVFIRRGDRAALVGPNGSGKTTFLKLFTGQLTPVKGRIKLGSRVKMGYFDQEHHGLQPDFRVLDELMADFAFSEERARGLLGAFLFRGDDVYRRVGDLSGGEKARLSLLKLMLTGANFLVLDEPTNHLDIPSREAVEDAILAYPGAFLIVSHDRYFLDKIADRVLELDDGRITGYLGSFSDYQEQKEKAVKEAAKQEQELRKSQSNLPAAPEKGKPRSSRQRQQSQEKQLKKLEQEIQELEAQQKVLAEQLNDPATHANPETSRSLAEDYQQVETRLAECYDQWLELQEESAQESI; this is encoded by the coding sequence ATGAGTATACTGAAAGCAGAAAATTTAATGAAAGCATTTGGAGTGGACACCCTGTTTCACTCTGTGGGATTTGAATTGCGGCGGGGAGAAAAGGTGGGACTGATCGGCGCCAACGGGACCGGCAAGACCACCCTGATGCGTTGCCTGCTGGGATTCGTCAAACCGGATGACGGACAGGTCAGCCTGCCCCCCGGTGAGATCATCGGCTATGTAGAACAGGCGGCCGGACAAGGGGGCGGTACCCTTTATGAAGAATTGCGCTCGGCTTATCAGGACCTGCTGCTTTGTCAGGAAAAGATCCGCCGGCTGGAAACAGCCATTGCCAACCGGCCTGCCGGGGACGAGCTGGACCGGCTGATGAAGGAATATGCGGCAGCAGTGGAACGTTTTGAATGGGGCGGCGGCTATGAAATGGAGAATCGTATCCGGCGGGTCGCCATCGGACTGGGATTTACCCCTGAGGATATGGACCGGCCGACTGCCGCTTTTTCCGGCGGACAGAAGACCCGCATTGCTCTGGCCAGAGCCCTTCTCAGACAGCCGGATTATCTGTTTCTCGACGAACCTACCAATCATTTGGATATCGGCATGGTAGAGTGGCTGGAAGCATTTTTGGCCGAGTATCCCGGCGGGGTTTTGATCATCTCCCATGACCGCTACTTTCTCGACAGAGTGACCGAGCGAACCTTTGAGCTGGAAAATGGCAGCCTGACGGTGTATAACGGCGGCTATACCGAGTATATGATCCAAAAAACCGAGCGCCTGGCAGCTCTGGAGGCCAGTTTCGAAAAACAGCAGGCCTATATTGCCAAGACCCAGGCCTACATCAATAAATACCGCGCCGGCATCAAATCGAAGCAGGCCCGCGGCCGCCAGTCACAGCTGGACCGCCTGGAACGCATCGTGCTGCCTGAGACGGCGCCGGTTCTGACCTTTCAGTTTCCGACCGTGGGAGAGTGCGCCGAAAGGGTGGCTGAGGCCGATACAGTGACAGCCGGTTATGGGGAACGGATCGTGCTCAACGGGGTATCGGTCTTCATTCGCCGGGGAGACCGGGCGGCGCTGGTCGGACCCAACGGCTCCGGCAAAACCACCTTCCTGAAACTGTTCACCGGCCAGTTGACGCCGGTAAAGGGCCGGATAAAACTGGGCAGCAGAGTCAAGATGGGCTATTTTGACCAGGAACATCATGGATTGCAGCCGGATTTCCGGGTGCTGGACGAGCTGATGGCGGACTTTGCCTTCAGTGAGGAGCGGGCCAGGGGCCTGCTGGGCGCTTTCCTGTTTCGCGGCGACGACGTGTATCGCCGGGTCGGGGATTTAAGCGGCGGGGAAAAAGCCAGATTATCCCTGTTGAAGCTCATGCTGACCGGAGCCAATTTTCTCGTGCTGGACGAGCCCACCAACCATCTGGATATTCCCTCCCGGGAGGCGGTGGAGGATGCCATTCTGGCCTATCCCGGCGCCTTTTTGATCGTTTCCCATGACCGTTATTTCCTGGACAAGATCGCCGATCGGGTTCTGGAACTGGACGATGGACGCATCACCGGGTATTTGGGAAGCTTCAGCGATTATCAGGAGCAAAAAGAAAAAGCCGTCAAAGAGGCGGCCAAGCAGGAACAGGAACTCAGAAAATCCCAGTCAAATCTCCCGGCAGCGCCGGAAAAAGGCAAGCCCCGTTCTTCCCGGCAGCGGCAGCAGAGCCAGGAGAAGCAGCTTAAAAAGCTGGAGCAGGAGATACAGGAGCTGGAGGCGCAGCAGAAGGTTTTAGCCGAACAGCTCAATGACCCGGCAACTCATGCCAATCCTGAAACCAGCCGGTCTCTGGCGGAAGATTATCAGCAGGTGGAAACCCGCCTGGCCGAATG